Proteins found in one Choloepus didactylus isolate mChoDid1 chromosome 3, mChoDid1.pri, whole genome shotgun sequence genomic segment:
- the LOC119529202 gene encoding putative MORF4 family-associated protein 1-like protein UPP: protein MRPVDVDEVREAEEDSERSLNPVLNAIREDVASLEREHVRAHLRARRKLMEIESLLDEIKSEVEASEESAMDPGRSPGAEAEERVMRLCEKVERKALEAALMGRRIVEIHQQIDRYECY from the coding sequence ATGCGGCCCGTGGACGTGGACGAGGTGCGGGAAGCCGAGGAGGATTCCGAGAGGTCCCTGAACCCCGTCCTCAACGCCATCCGGGAGGACGTCGCCTCCCTGGAGCGCGAGCACGTCCGGGCGCACCTGAGGGCCAGGAGGAAGCTGATGGAGATCGAGAGCCTGCTGGACGAGATCAAGAGCGAGGTGGAGGCCTCGGAGGAGAGCGCCATGGATCCCGGCCGAAGCCCGGGCGCCGAGGCCGAGGAGCGAGTGATGAGGCTGTGCGAGAAGGTGGAGAGAAAGGCCCTGGAGGCCGCGCTGATGGGGAGGCGGATAGTGGAGATTCACCAGCAGATAGATCGCTACGAATGCTACTGA
- the LOC119528531 gene encoding endogenous retrovirus group V member 2 Env polyprotein-like, with product MGNYQLSFSLNFASVSLTLALTLALSPFHTNVPSWNNNAIVQLSQTVATGEKLTNCWICHNNPQQSSPRPVGIPLSDVSHWPGTCNTAGDISIPPGIYIIPPQPTPNSLPCVTFNSKNLLYYMDRFSKSEGSLRVSGNTLKPDTLPPLTLSNWTACNSSVPTPSPWSLILSATDRRSFGKVCLPPGFTFLCNSSEGFISLSCLHSVIPTGQCAVGFLSHPSLTIYNSTRFHARPRRALGLILAGAGVLLGLAAPWVGFGIHENTLRNLTITLEKIASETGQALSGLTVSLNSLAAVVMDNRLALDYLLAEEGGVCAVANTSCCTWINTTGQVETNIQEIFKQAKWLHGMNQQPRDIWESIKGFLPNTSWLNSLVSPLIILIIILLLIPVFIRIVSSFVTQRLKATQLVPLSPAALAYQPVKSQAYCTWSSGSPRPPLTKKRECENGVINSFSNQLDLIELPLNPGNDKEETENN from the coding sequence ATGGGCAATTACCAATTAtctttctccctcaattttgcttctgtttcccttACCCTAGCCCTAACTCTCGCCCTGTCTCCCTTTCATACTAATGTACCTTCCTGGAATAATAATGCCATTGTTCAGTTATCTCAAACAGTAGCTACTGGGGAAAAATTAACTAACTGCTGGATCTGTCATAACAACCCACAGCAGTCTTCCCCTCGACCAGTGGGAATACCATTAAGTGATGTTTCCCACTGGCCTGGCACTTGTAATACTGCAGGTGATATCTCCATTCCCCCAGGCATCTATATAATCCCACCCCAGCCCACTCCAAACAGTCTACCTTGTGTAACTTTCAACTCCAAAAACCTGCTGTATTACATGGACAGATTCAGCAAAAGTGAAGGCAGTCTTCGTGTTTCAGGCAACACTCTTAAGCCTGATACCCTCCCCCCTCTCACTCTGTCCAACTGGACAGCATGTAATTCCTCTGTGCCCACCCCGTCTCCCTGGTCTCTCATCCTCTCTGCCACCGATAGGCGCAGCTTTGGGAAAGTCTGCCTCCCTCCAGGTTTTACTTTCCTGTGTAATAGCTCTGAAGGGTTTATCAGTCTCTCTTGCCTCCACTCAGTCATACCCACGGGACAGTGTGCTGTCGGTTTTCTCTCACACCCCAGCCTCACTATATACAACTCCACCCGCTTCCATGCGCGGCCTCGCAGAGCACTTGGCCTCATCCTGGCAGGAGCAGGAGTCCTCCTAGGCCTCGCTGCCCCTTGGGTTGGGTTTGGAATACATGAAAACACCCTCCGAAACCTAACTATTACACTCGAAAAAATAGCGTCTGAAACCGGCCAAGCCCTTTCAGGACTTACCGTTTCTCTCAATTCCCTCGCAGCTGTGGTTATGGATAACCGACTGGCTTTAGACTATCTTTTAGCTGAAGAAGGTGGCGTCTGTGCTGTTGCCAATACCTCCTGCTGCACCTGGATCAACACTACAGGACAAGTTGAAACCAACATCCAAGAAATCTTCAAGCAAGCCAAATGGCTTCACGGCATGAACCAGCAACCCAGAGATATATGGGAATCAATCAAGGGGTTTCTGCCTAACACCTCCTGGTTGAATTCCTTAGTCTCACCACTGATCATATTAATCATCATCCTGCTCCTCATACCTGTCTTCATCCGCATCGTCAGCAGCTTTGTCACACAACGCCTGAAAGCCACCCAGCTCGTtcccctctcccctgcagcacTAGCCTACCAGCCTGTAAAATCACAAGCCTACTGTACTTGGTCTTCAGGGAGCCCAAGGCCTCCCTTGACCAAAAAGAGGGAATGTGAAAATGGAGTGATTAATAGCTTCAGTAATCAACTTGATCTGATTGAACTTCCTCTTAATCCAGGGAAcgacaaagaagaaacagagaacaaCTAA
- the LOC119528534 gene encoding putative MORF4 family-associated protein 1-like protein UPP produces MRPVDVDEVREAEEDSERSLNPVLNAIREDVASLEREHVRAHLRARRKLMEIESLLDEIKSEVEASEESAMDPGRSPGAEAEERVMRLCEKVERKALEAALMGRRIVESHQQMDRYECY; encoded by the coding sequence ATGCGGCCCGTGGACGTGGACGAGGTGCGGGAAGCCGAGGAGGATTCCGAGAGGTCCCTGAACCCCGTCCTCAACGCCATCCGGGAGGACGTCGCCTCCCTGGAGCGCGAGCACGTCCGGGCGCACCTGAGGGCCAGGAGGAAGCTGATGGAGATCGAGAGCCTGCTGGACGAGATCAAGAGCGAGGTGGAGGCCTCGGAGGAGAGCGCCATGGATCCCGGCCGAAGCCCGGGCGCTGAGGCCGAGGAGCGAGTGATGAGGCTGTGCGAGAAGGTGGAGAGAAAGGCCCTGGAGGCCGCGCTGATGGGGAGGCGGATAGTGGAGAGTCACCAGCAGATGGATCGCTACGAATGCTACTGA